A genome region from Hevea brasiliensis isolate MT/VB/25A 57/8 chromosome 9, ASM3005281v1, whole genome shotgun sequence includes the following:
- the LOC110666946 gene encoding protein transport protein Sec61 subunit beta: MALGGTAPPRGSAAAAASMRRRRTTSGGASGGAAGTMLQFYTDDAPGLKISPNVVLIMSIGFIAFVAILHVVGKLYFVRREA; the protein is encoded by the coding sequence ATGGCTTTAGGCGGAACAGCTCCCCCAAGAGGCAGCGCAGCAGCAGCTGCTAGCATGCGCAGGAGGAGGACAACGAGTGGTGGGGCCTCAGGAGGAGCAGCTGGGACTATGCTTCAGTTCTACACTGATGATGCTCCAGgactcaaaatctctccaaatgtTGTACTAATAATGAGCATTGGGTTCATAGCTTTTGTTGCGATTCTTCATGTTGTGGGTAAACTCTACTTTGTTCGTAGAGAGGCTTAG
- the LOC110666947 gene encoding F-box protein At5g51370, translated as MSHSPDRTSSPKPKPNPNPSPRQPTSSKRRKTLSLPDAWFNDQSLKHATLKMHLRSLSAAPSASPPSDTDFSLLTGFQYLTLDPPGPDYTSLLSDELLLQIFSRLPISHHVSNSLVCKRWFYLHGRLVQSLKLIDWSFLNSGRIFHRFPNLTEIDIVNACIRTPPNSGILLSHRNLSIHIGTELTGTEFIEQIDLLPSDLVDKGLEMIAKRYPNLRRIFAVGASETGLLSISNECETLQELELHCCGDLSLKGISSCRNLQVVKLIGCIDGFYNSVVSDIGLTILAQGCRRLVKLELCGCEGSYDGIKAIGQCCQMLEELTFFDHRMDGGWLAALSFCGNLKTLRLQSCKSIDSDPGPDEHLGSCPTLEELHLQQCQMRDKPGVKALFLVCEAVRDIVLQNCWGLEDDVFGFASLCRRVKLVSLEGCSLLTTGGLEAVIVNWKELQRLRVNSSNKIKDSEVSPALASLFSVLKELKWRPDSRSLLSSSLAGTGVGNKGGRFFKGLKG; from the exons ATGTCACATTCACCAGATAGAACCTCAAGTCCAAAACCTAAACCGAACCCTAATCCCAGTCCAAGGCAACCTACATCTTCAAAACGGAGGAAAACTCTAAGCTTACCAGACGCATGGTTTAATGACCAATCGCTGAAGCATGCGACTTTGAAGATGCATCTCAGATCTCTCTCTGCTGCCCCATCAGCATCCCCTCCCTCTGACACTGACTTTTCATTATTAACAGGATTTCAATATCTAACACTGGACCCTCCTGGGCCCGATTACACCTCCCTCCTCTCCGATGAGCTCCTCCTCCAAATTTTCTCCAGGCTTCCAATCTCTCATCATGTCTCAAATTCTCTCGTCTGCAAGCGCTGGTTTTATCTTCATGGTCGCTTGGTACAATCCCTCAAGCTCATCGACTGGTCCTTTCTTAATTCGGGTCGGATATTTCACCGCTTCCCTAATCTCACCGAGATTGACATCGTTAACGCTTGTATTAGAACGCCTCCAAACTCCGGTATTTTGTTGAGTCACAGGAATTTGTCAATTCATATTGGTACCGAACTCACGGGGACGGAGTTTATCGAACAGATTGATCTGTTACCATCGGATTTGGTTGATAAAGGGCTTGAAATGATTGCCAAACGGTACCCTAATTTGAGGAGAATTTTTGCAGTTGGCGCAAGCGAAACTGGGCTTTTGAGTATTTCAAATGAGTGCGAGACATTGCAAGAATTGGAGTTGCATTGTTGTGGAGATTTATCGTTGAAAGGCATTTCGAGTTGTAGGAATTTGCAAGTAGTGAAATTGATTGGTTGTATTGATGGGTTCTATAATTCGGTGGTGTCTGATATTGGATTAACGATATTAGCGCAAGGATGTAGGCGGTTAGTGAAGCTTGAACTGTGTGGATGTGAAGGAAGCTATGATGGGATTAAAGCAATTGGACAGTGTTGTCAAATGCTTGAGGAGTTGACTTTCTTTGATCATAGGATGGATGGTGGGTGGTTGGCTGCACTGTCATTTTGCGGCAATTTGAAGACTTTGAGGCTGCAGTCCTGCAAGAGCATTGATTCAGATCCAGGTCCGGATGAGCATTTGGGATCCTGTCCTACTCTTGAAGAGCTGCATTTGCAACAGTGTCAGATGCGGGATAAGCCAGGCGTGAAGGCTTTATTTTTAGTTTGTGAGGCAGTCCGGGACATTGTTTTGCAGAACTGTTGGGGATTGGAGGATGACGTATTTGGTTTTGCAAGCCTTTGTAG GAGGGTGAAGCTTGTATCACTAGAAGGATGTTCATTGCTGACAACAGGAGGTTTGGAGGCAGTTATTGTTAATTGGAAGGAGCTTCAAAGATTAAGAGTAAATTCAAGCAACAAGATCAAGGACAGTGAAGTGAGTCCTGCCCTGGCATCTCTGTTCTCTGTTCTCAAAGAACTGAAATGGCGACCAGACTCCAGATCTCTCCTTTCCTCAAGTCTTGCTGGGACTGGAGTGGGCAATAAAGGTGGTAGATTTTTCAAGGGATTGAAGGGTTGA
- the LOC110666949 gene encoding transcription factor UNE10, whose protein sequence is MSQCVPSWDLDEYPSPAKQSLRSNSNSTAPDVPMLHYEVAELTWENGQLAMHGLGPPRVPVKPMASTSPSKYNSWDKPRANGTLESIVNQATRLPQRKPGLQNSGCGEELVPWFEHNRAAAPAASSTMTMDALVPCSNRKNERRAHVKGNCVVGSTTLMGSCSGPAATQDEEALPNGKRPRVARVPVAPEWSSRQSVSGSATFGRDSQHVTLDTCERDLGGGFTSTSFGSQEHTSCCKTGTKTATVDENDSVCHSRPQREAGDEEEKKKGNRKSSVSTKRSRAAAIHNQSERKRRDKINQRMKTLQKLVPNSSKTDKASMLDEVIEYLKQLQAQVQMMSRMTMQPLILPMAMQQQLQMSMMAPMNMGMGVGMGMAGVNVMDMNSVARPNIAGLSSVLPPTAFVPMTSWDGSGDRLQSAPSGTVMPDPLSAFLACQSQPMPIDAYSRMVAIYQQLQQQPPASSSKC, encoded by the exons ATGAGCCAGTGTGTTCCTAGCTGGGATCTCGATGAGTATCCCTCTCCTGCCAAGCAATCCCTTCGTTCCAACTCCAATTCAACCGCACCTGATGTCCCTAT GTTACACTACGAGGTAGCAGAGCTGACATGGGAGAACGGCCAATTAGCCATGCACGGACTAGGTCCACCTCGAGTGCCTGTAAAACCCATGGCTTCCACCTCTCCTTCCAAGTACAACAGCTGGGACAAGCCACGCGCCAATGGAACCCTCGAATCCATAGTCAATCAAGCTACTCGTTTGCCCCAACGTAAGCCTGGTTTGCAGAATAGTGGATGTGGTGAAGAGCTTGTCCCATGGTTCGAACACAACCGGGCAGCAGCACCAGCCGCCTCATCTACTATGACTATGGACGCCTTGGTCCCTTGCTCGAACCGGAAGAACGAACGTAGAGCACACGTGAAGGGCAATTGCGTGGTGGGTAGTACCACTCTCATGGGGTCGTGCAGTGGCCCAGCCGCCACTCAAGATGAGGAGGCTCTCCCCAACGGGAAACGCCCGAGGGTGGCGCGTGTCCCTGTGGCACCTGAATGGAGCAGCAGGCAAAGCGTGAGTGGAAGCGCAACTTTTGGGAGGGATAGCCAGCACGTGACGCTGGACACGTGCGAGAGGGACCTGGGTGGGGGTTTCACTTCCACTTCTTTTGGGTCGCAGGAACACACCAGCTGCTGTAAGACTGGAACCAAGACGGCCACCGTAGACGAGAATGACTCAGTTTGTCACAGTAGACCACAG AGGGAGGCAGGTGATGAGGaggagaagaagaaagggaacaGGAAATCCTCAGTTTCAACTAAGAGAAGTAGGGCTGCTGCTATTCATAATCAATCTGAACGT AAAAGGAGAGATAAGATAAACCAAAGGATGAAGACACTGCAGAAGCTGGTCCCAAATTCCAGTAAG ACGGACAAAGCATCGATGCTGGATGAAGTGATAGAATATCTGAAACAATTGCAAGCACAAGTACAAATGATGAGTAGAATGACCATGCAGCCATTGATTTTGCCAATGGCAATGCAACAGCAACTCCAAATGTCTATGATGGCTCCAATGAACATGGGCATGGGTGTAGGAATGGGAATGGCCGGTGTCAATGTCATGGACATGAATTCAGTTGCTCGTCCCAATATTGCTGGTCTCTCTTCAGTGCTTCCTCCAACTGCTTTCGTGCCCATGACTTCGTGGGATGGCTCCGGTGACCGCTTACAATCTGCGCCTTCAGGCACAGTTATGCCGGATCCATTGTCTGCATTCCTTGCATGCCAGTCACAG CCGATGCCCATAGATGCTTACAGTAGGATGGTTGCCATATACCAGCAGCTACAACAGCAACCTCCTGCTTCTAGCTCCAAGTGTTAA